DNA from Solanum stenotomum isolate F172 chromosome 3, ASM1918654v1, whole genome shotgun sequence:
AAGAAAGAGCTTGGTAGAATTAGAAATGAAGTCAAGAGTAGGGAGTCAAGGGTCATTGGAGGAGGGTAAAGATTCTGCTACTAAGGTGGTAACTCAGTATAAGCCTTTATCAATAAGGTTACTTCAGTTTCTGTTGTTATTTTTGGGTATTGGTATTGTATTTTCATTGCTTAGTATGTGTATGGTTCGGTATTCAGTAATGCAGAATGTAATTCCTATGGTACAATCAAGATTTCAGCCCTGTTTTCAACAACTTAGTTTGGAGAGTTGGATTAGGCCACCGTCGAGTCTGTTGCATTCGATGAATGACACACAGTTGTTTTGGCGAGCTTCAATTGTTCCTCAAATCAAAGAATATCCATTTAATAGAACGCGTAAGATTGCGTTCATGTTCTTGACTAGAGGGCCTATACCTTTGGCGCCGTTGTGGGAGAGGTTTTTCAAGGGGAATGAGAAGCTTTATTCAATCTACATCCATTCATTGCCATCATACAAACCTGATTTCCCACCTTCATCAGTATTTCAAGGCAGGCAAGTTCCTAGTCAGGTAAAGTGAACATATTCCTTTCCTTTCTAATTGTACATTATGCTTGAGTTTCTTCATATGCCATTATGTGttaaaaacaacttaactttGCAATAGTTTCCACCCAAGTTCTACTATTACCTAATGTGCGTGTTACCATTTTGGGATTTTAATATGGGGAACTGTCAAATAGGATTCTCTTTGAATATCTCATCAGATATAAATGCTTACCCCTTATACTTCCTATCAGGTAAGCCTCAGTCGTGGTCTATGGTAATAATTCTGTGATTTATGCCTTTTCGTACAAGGTTGTTGAAGCAGATATTACATAGATTCTAGCTATTTAAAGCTTATCTTAGTCTTTATTGCCCTGGGACTCTGTAAAGATGAATTgtttgtattattttctcaTCTAGCTTCTTTTAAGATCTCCGGATTCATGCTCCACAAACTATCTAGGATTTAACCAGAATAGTGGATGATACATTTTGTTCAAAAGGAGACTAGACATATCTGGACACAGTTATAGATATACAAAGTTggtaattttttcttcttcttcttcttcttcttcttcttcgatgTTTATGGTTATGGGATTCCCTTAAGTTGTACAAAGTTAGGACATAAGGAAACTAAGTTCTTTGTTGTAGCTAATCATCATCCGGCTTAGGTATGCTTAGGTGATATATTACTTCCATGGTGTTGTGCTTGAGGTAATCCCAAGGTCATTGAAAGTTGCTTGCTTTGGCAGCAAGACTTTAATAAGGGCTGAATTGATGAAAGTGGGATAAGAGAGTTTAGTTGCATTGTTTTCTTGTTATAAGAGTTGGTCACAGTTGTGTTCATCTAGATGGTTTCTGAATGTTTGTGACAGCTAATCACTGATGTAAACCTTTTATACCCTTCATCTCAATAAGACCACTTTTAAGTTTTTAGCTGGACTAGTGAATGCAGTAATACCAGGGACCCCAATAATGTTCCCCATATTAGGAAGTTTGTACCATGATCTTTGTTGAGACTTTCAGAGCAACCATGTTGGCTCTGTACAGCTGAGATGGATTTCTCTTGCATCATTGAGCAGAACTGGATAAGCTGTCCTGGGTAGTGCAGTAGGCCCAGAAGATGTTAGGATACAGTAACCTCCTTCTAATAGCTTTCAACTGTCTATTTCTAGAAAGCATTCTATTGTTTTTCTCCGATATTGGTTTTGTCATTGCGTGAAGAGTTGCCCATTTCTGTATGGACTATTTTCTTTGATAAAGCTATAAGGAATATTTTCATGCATATTTCATAATGGATGATTCATATTTGTTAGATTAGTAGGTTTACATGAGCCTACTTCGGTGACTGAAGGACAAGTTCACTGGTCAAATCCTTTTCGCAAATATGTTCGTTTTCCATTTAGCTGCAATTAAGCAGTCTGTGAAAGCCTAAATTTGGTAGTACATCAGAAGTAGGAATATAGAGGCCAATCTTGAAATAACAGATCGATCTCACCATTCTGCTGCTTCTTTTTGTGTAGGAGGCGAAATGGGGAAGAATGAGCATGTGTGATGCTGAAAGACGGCTTCTTGCTAATGCACTGCTTGATATCTCCAACGAATGGTTTATCCTCCTATCTGAGGCATGCATTCCTCTCCATAACTTCAAAGCTATCTATCACTACATATCAAAATCGAGGTACAGCTTTATGGGTGCAGTCGACGAACCTGGACCTTTTGGAAGAGGGCGTTACAATCCAAATATGGCACCTGAGGTTAACATCACTGAATGGCGTAAAGGATCCCAGTGGTTTGAAGTTAACAGGAAACTGGCTGTTGACATTGTTAAAGATGAAGTATACCACCCTAAGTTTGAGCAGTTCTGCAGACCGGCATGTTATGTGGATGAGCACTATTTTCCAACTATGCTAACCATAGAATCTCCTCGCCTGCTGGCAAACCGGACTCTCACTTGGGTGGACTGGTCCAGAGGTGGTGCTCATCCTGCTACATTTGGGAAGGCCGATATTAATGATCAATTTTTCAAGAGAATTTCTGAAAGCCCAACATGTGTATACAATAACCAGCCAACTTCACTTTGTTACCTTTTTGCCAGAAAATTTGCTCCTAGTGCGTTGGGTCCTTTATTAGAACATTCTACTAAGTTTTTGGGCTTCTGAAATTCAAAAacatttgttataaaatatgagCAGGAATCCATATAGGAAATTTCCTAGCTAATTAGATCTGGTGATCAAGCAAGTGTCATGCTTGCTATtagataatttaatatatagaaTGCGATGCATGATCTGATATGCTCAGTGTACTCTATTCTATTATCATATTGTATTGTTGCTGTTGATTTTTAGACTTGGAGTAAACATGATCAGTGAGGGTTCATACAACCGATCCAAACTTGTTTGGAACTAAGACAtagttggtttttttttttgtccaacATAAGCTGGCTCATAGGTTTGAAACTCGGGGGAAGTATGAGCCTGTTCTCTATCCTGCTTTCCCTTAAATACCACGTTAGTGCAGGTGGTGCGGAGTGAGAACTCGTCTTGTGTATTCAGTCCACACATCTGGCACTGCGTTTTTAACACTGAACCGGAGCCCCAGTAACTTGGATGTTTTCCCAGCTCTCACATTTACTATACTTGGTAGCACTTGGTGAACAAGATCAGGAAAACAAATTGCTAGAAAATGTACAACGTtgtaattgttgttgaagtAAATATTGTTGCATAAACATTGACCTTGTTCCAGATATACAGTTCAAGCTAGATTGGCCGGTTCCAGCATTACATAAAAATGAACAAGGATCTATTTCGGTGCACATGCCTACAAAAGAGTAGCACCTTACAATTCATCGTGACCATTTATACTTGATGAAGGAACTTGTGGTTGTGCTTCGAGAAGATATCTAATAGCCAAAGATGCTTGAAGTGCAGCACCAAAAGGAAGTGCTTCTTCGTTTATTTTGAAGTAAGGTGAATGGACTGATGCAGGGTTTTCATTTGTTTCACCCTGCATTCCGAGCATGTAGAAGTAACCCGGGATAACCTCTTGGTAAAACGCAAAATCCTCTGATCCCATTAGTGATTCCATGTCTTTTACATGATCGTTACCAAGCATATCACCTGCAACTCTCTGGAAGTGTTTGTGCAAGTTTTTATCATTCACAGTTGGAGGGAAGAAGGGTTTGTCGTTTGTAAGAAAATCCACAGTTGCATTGCACCTCTGTACAGCAGCTTGCCCAACAATAACCTACGCGAGAGGAGAATTAGTGTCTCTACAATGGAGAAAGCATGGATAAACAGAATGAGACTGTTGAACCCGAATAAATCCAGAAACAGAAATAACTTGCAGAATATTTTGACACAtctggaaaaaaataatgtaaagaaTTTAGAGACACCAAAGCTTAAGATGGGCTTTGCAGTAGGATGAGTGTGCAATTTCATTCCATATGCAGCATATAAAATGAGATAACTAAAACCCTGATTAAAATAAAGTGGAAAGCAAAAAAATGGAACATTCATGACTTTCAAGGCAACAGCTTGAGATACTGACTAATTTAAGAATTGATCCTACCTCTTCAATTCGTTGCCTAAGCTGCAGAAAGCTCTCCTTTGAAAAAGCCCGAAAAGTGCCACCGATGGTAACAGAGTCTGGAATAACATTAAATGCACCGCCTCCTTGGAATTTAGCAACTGTCACTACCTGCAGATCATACTTTATGTCAAGTAAAACTACATGACAAAGTTGGAAAATAAGAACCATCTGTTGAGGAATGCCAATCTTTATCTTAAGGATTACGTTTGTAAATGCATCATAAATACAGGAAGTTCGCCCATGTCACTTTAGCTGCAGAATGAGCTTTGTCTACCAATTAGGCTCTGGTCAAATATCATAAACCCAGAAAGTGCACCAGTCATTGCACAATCACAGTGAGAGAGAGTTCAAAAGTTCTTAAATAATCTTCCCATAGTATCATCTCATCAGATATGACTTTTGGTTTCAAAACAGAAGTCAGAACAGGGAGGAGAAACTACACTTATTACTGACAATTTCATAAGTCGAGTTCTGTTAAGGAAAGAAAAGATTTTGACCTCCAAATTCCAAACAACCTTAAACAGATTCCTCTATCTTTGAATATATTTCCACTTCCATAAAAAAGATAATAACTTATTTTGGCTATGGCTGCAGGCAGCAGCACGCCTCCTGATATTTCTACTATTCATCCAAAAGAAACATGAATCAGAACACAGCGAAGAAACTCACCTACTTCAGATAATTTCCAAACTTAAGCTTTGTTAAAGGAAAGCAGAGACTTTGAACCCGTAATCTCTATTAAACTGGTTCTGCTATTGTTGAGTACTAAATTAGTTCGGCCCAAGCACTAAAGATATTATTTAGGAAATTTCATTTAAGCACTTAAAGAAATTTCTCCACTTTATAAAGGACATCACCAGAATAGATGCATATGGTGATTCAAAGCAAGGGAGCCAAGGAGATGCCTGTACTAGCTGATCAAGTAACTTCTGATGGGTTGCTCCCAATTTATATAATTGGATCTCATAGAGGCTCAGCACaggaaattttgaagttaattTAACTTTTGATTGACAAAAATAATCACCAGACACAGGGACATTCATGTTGTGATGTTGTCCAAGAAATTTTGTATGGGTGAATATTCACTGTCGGCAAACAAAGAGGTTTTACTACCTCTTTTGGAGACCATAGGGTCATTGGAAATGTTTTAAgatttatatcatattttacAGGCACAGAGCAAGGATGAAGTCACTTCTCTTGTTCACTCAAGCACATAGTAGTTGAATCTTGTTTGCAATTCATAGTTCTTTTGCTAGATATACAATAATCAATCAAGCAATGAAATCATGACAATTTCTCTGAATTTTTCATGGGTGGTTCAGATGCTGCAATGAGTTAATAGTGACTAGTGGCTACAACATGTAAGAGCCAGTACAGCATAGGTGTTTGATAACAAAAAACAATTAGAATTTTCTGGTTGTCAGTGAGGCTTATCCCATGGGTAGAAATATACCTGAGAATCCAGAGGATCAGCCTCTCGTGAAACAAGATGCTGTAAGCTGACAATTACATTTGATGCTGCCAGAATTGGATCTATCGAATGCTGTGGAATAGCGGCATGACCCCCTCTTCCACTAATTACAGCTTCAAAAAAACCACTTCCCGCCAAAAAGGGTCCAGGTCTTGAACAAACTTTACCCAAAGGAAAGTTGGGATGGACATGCAGACCAAATAttgcttctacattttctaGTGCTCCAGCATCTATCATTTTCTTGGCCCCACCACCTCCCTCCTCTGCTGGTTGAAAAACAAGAGCAACTGTTCCCTGTCAAAATTAGCCGAGAAAATATCAGCTGCCAAAAGAGTATTATACATGACAAGAAAATTGATGTCATGTATGCACTGAGGAGTGAGCTATGGATTCATTAAGAAAAATTTCTGGATATGGTATTTTCTCAAAAGGTAATCAGATTTAAGAGCACGGCTGACATTTTCAGAAACTGAAGTGTACTAAAAAGCTTAGAAGATTCTCTAAGATATTTCCTTTGCTGGTCAATAGAGCTTCTTGCATCCTTTCAGACAATTCGCAAAGCAAATCAAGGTTTAAGATTATATCAGAGGCTATCTTGATTATCCACCAGCCAGAATTACAATTCCAAGTTGTTGTCACAAGTAGAGAAGGTACACATGATTCTGATTACTCCTATTCTATTGTAAAGAtaggatttttatttttcaaaccacATTCTCTCCACGTAGAAGCATCCTTTCACACCATATAACTTGCTCTTCTGCTACCTAAAGATCTGATTCCCTGCCCCCAACCCCTTTTTTACAAGCCTCAGAAAATTAGAAATGAATGCAAAATAAGGCCTATCATTCTCCAATCAATTGCATTGGCATAAAACTCATCGAATGAACCAGAAATCCAGCATGCATGCCAAACAATTAAAGTTCATTCACTCAAATGGATAAAATGCATAACGAGAAACAAGCAAAAGTCAAATCTCGAGCAGACAAAACGAAATTGTGATACTACTAATACAAGAATCAAACCTTCAAAATGTTCTGATGTTCTAGAAGAATCTTTGCAGCACCAAGAAGCATTGCAACATGAGCATCATGTCCACATGCGTGCATTTTACCAGGATTCCTACTTTTGTGCTCCCAGTCAACCATTTCCTGTTAAAATTAAGATGAAAAACTAATTGCTTTAgctaaaagataaaaaaaatctctCCTCTGTTTGGTGATCTCTCTAACCAATACATCAGTACAAAAAAAACCTAAATTTTATAACAGAATCAATATCCACTAGCACTTAAGAGTAGGGGAGTAGAAAACATTGGATTTCAAACCTGCATAGGAAGAGCGTCCATATCCGCTCTAATCGCAACAAAAGGGGGTTTTCCTGAACCAATGAAGCCAACAATACCAGTATTCGCAAAAGGGTATTTATACTGAATCCCCAAATTATCCAATTCTTCTCTAATAAGCTTACTAGTCTCTAATTCCTCATAACCCAGCTCAGGATTCTCATGTATCCTTCTCCCAACCCCCATCATCCAATCAAAAACCTCAGATTTCTTcgcaaaatcaagaaatttaccCGGTATTTCTGATAGTTCCCCCGAACTCAATTGAGAATCTGAGAAGATGGGTATTGGggtaaaagaaacaaaaatcaaaatcaagaaaacccatCTGGAGATATccatatgagaaaaaaaaaagttggaagAAACCCACAGATGGAAGAGAAGagtgaatgaaaaaataatggaGTAGGCGAAGAAAGGAACAAATTCAACAGTGGACTCTGTACATTATTGGATTTGAGGGTCCAATTGAAATGGGAGGcgtattgaattaaaatattgtTCCTTTGGCAGGAAGAGCTTAAGAGATGAGCACTATAAAGATGCCTTCAGTGACAGCTCCAGCAGTTTTCAGGCTACAGTTGACCTCACATCCTTAATCGAAATCTCTCACGTGGTTAATTTACCAGCCGCTTTTTTccgtccttttttttttttcaaaaataaaatatagtttcagaatttgtttgtttgtgctTTTTTTCGATTGCCTTTGATCTCCATAGATTTATTTGCCTACCATTTAAttaaaaagtttgaattagataATTTCAAAAAGGTAATGTtaaatgaccagaaaatttggttagaatttggccagaaattttaaaagtctataatattttttattattttaaaataaattgatattttttctattttttaattaaaaggtattaaagttaaaatgataaaaatgtttaaaaaggtaaaataacatagataaaatatcattctggctAAAAGGAATTTTCCTTTCAAAAAGCTAACTCAAATTAGTTTTGAGACTTTCACTCAcaaaattttaaaccttttttcaATTAATATGCATGTTTAAGTATAACttcaaaaatcacaaattcaaaagTTCATCAAGTTTAAACTTCGAAATCTATCACCAAACAAGAGTTCCggccaataattttttttttcaagaaccAAAAGAATTTGTGCCAATAATAAATCCTCAAgaacaaagataaaaaaataattagagatAATTTGTCTCAATTAGACTTTAACTGTGTAGATAGAAATCTTATTTTAGCTCAATAAATCATTAATAATCTTTTCAAAGAGTATTCTTTATTTTAGTGAATCTTGAAAATTATCGACTgctcaataatttttatttcaaaataattttatatttatagtttAAACTCAACACTCTGCTTTACCTCACAGAAAGAAAGACACAGAATAGACACCATATTTCATTAAACTAATTATTCTATTAAGGTTCCACCGATGATTCAAATTCAAACATGTTAACATCATTGACATATTGATTCCCTCTTAtagtaattatattattaattattatattagatATACTAAATTAGTTACGTGTCTCCATTATATATTAGTGACTTAGGAATGATTGGAATTGATTCCTTTTTTATGTCAATCAACTGGCATGCTTAAAACGTAAAagtgttattttatgtttaaaagggTGGAACGCATGAATACATATACTTAATACTTCTAATTCTATGAATTATTGCACATAATATACTTTATCAGTTTTaatttgttcatttattttttatttaatgaaaatttttaaaaaatgaataaaaattagaacgtattaaaacattatttaattttttgattttgaacaaaatatataaaaaattagaaattaagaaattgcaaagaagaaatatacatgttttttaaaataaattaaaaagaaaaataaaacaaataatttgaaataaaaagaatattatacaTTTATATGTAGAACAGTAGAAGGATCatcacaaaattttatattacttgAATCCATGGGAAAGAAATGGATATTATGTTTGTTTAGACactttagaaaaatattttaatcc
Protein-coding regions in this window:
- the LOC125860857 gene encoding glycosyltransferase BC10-like, producing the protein MKSRVGSQGSLEEGKDSATKVVTQYKPLSIRLLQFLLLFLGIGIVFSLLSMCMVRYSVMQNVIPMVQSRFQPCFQQLSLESWIRPPSSLLHSMNDTQLFWRASIVPQIKEYPFNRTRKIAFMFLTRGPIPLAPLWERFFKGNEKLYSIYIHSLPSYKPDFPPSSVFQGRQVPSQEAKWGRMSMCDAERRLLANALLDISNEWFILLSEACIPLHNFKAIYHYISKSRYSFMGAVDEPGPFGRGRYNPNMAPEVNITEWRKGSQWFEVNRKLAVDIVKDEVYHPKFEQFCRPACYVDEHYFPTMLTIESPRLLANRTLTWVDWSRGGAHPATFGKADINDQFFKRISESPTCVYNNQPTSLCYLFARKFAPSALGPLLEHSTKFLGF
- the LOC125860856 gene encoding IAA-amino acid hydrolase ILR1-like 4 is translated as MDISRWVFLILIFVSFTPIPIFSDSQLSSGELSEIPGKFLDFAKKSEVFDWMMGVGRRIHENPELGYEELETSKLIREELDNLGIQYKYPFANTGIVGFIGSGKPPFVAIRADMDALPMQEMVDWEHKSRNPGKMHACGHDAHVAMLLGAAKILLEHQNILKGTVALVFQPAEEGGGGAKKMIDAGALENVEAIFGLHVHPNFPLGKVCSRPGPFLAGSGFFEAVISGRGGHAAIPQHSIDPILAASNVIVSLQHLVSREADPLDSQVVTVAKFQGGGAFNVIPDSVTIGGTFRAFSKESFLQLRQRIEEVIVGQAAVQRCNATVDFLTNDKPFFPPTVNDKNLHKHFQRVAGDMLGNDHVKDMESLMGSEDFAFYQEVIPGYFYMLGMQGETNENPASVHSPYFKINEEALPFGAALQASLAIRYLLEAQPQVPSSSINGHDEL